The following coding sequences are from one Paenibacillus sp. JDR-2 window:
- a CDS encoding ABC transporter permease yields the protein MVRYVLQKLLFMIVSIFVLASATFFLMKAIPGNPFQSEKNIPPAIQERLNEAYGLNDPLGVQYLHYLNNLIHFNLGMSMKQQYVTVVDIIKTGFIYSLQIGVFAIILAIAAGVLFGLIAALNHRKFLDGFTILLAVLGVSIPSFVVAPFLQYVFGVKLRWFDVAGLNDPTDFIMPVIALSFLPAAFIARLVRSSMLEVLSADYMKTARAKGLSGRVILVRHALRNAILPVVTYIGPMTANIITGSVVIEQIFGIGGLGKFFVNSITNRDYTLIMGLTLFYAVILMLARFLTDIAYGFVDPRIKMTSRKGG from the coding sequence TTGGTCCGCTATGTGCTTCAGAAGCTGTTGTTCATGATCGTGTCGATCTTTGTACTGGCCTCGGCCACTTTTTTTCTGATGAAGGCCATTCCAGGCAACCCGTTCCAAAGTGAGAAGAACATTCCTCCTGCCATTCAAGAGCGTTTGAATGAAGCGTATGGACTTAATGATCCGCTGGGCGTTCAATATTTGCATTATTTGAACAACCTGATTCACTTTAATCTCGGGATGTCCATGAAACAACAGTATGTTACTGTAGTTGATATTATTAAGACTGGTTTTATCTACTCGCTTCAAATCGGTGTTTTCGCCATTATTTTGGCGATTGCAGCCGGCGTGTTGTTCGGTCTGATTGCTGCGCTTAACCACCGCAAGTTTCTTGACGGCTTTACGATTTTGCTGGCAGTACTTGGTGTATCGATACCGAGTTTCGTTGTCGCCCCATTCTTGCAGTATGTATTTGGCGTCAAATTGCGCTGGTTCGACGTAGCCGGATTGAATGACCCGACGGACTTTATTATGCCGGTCATTGCTTTGTCTTTCCTGCCGGCCGCGTTTATTGCGCGACTTGTACGCTCCAGCATGCTGGAAGTGCTTAGCGCCGACTATATGAAAACCGCACGCGCCAAAGGTTTGTCCGGCCGTGTTATTCTCGTCCGCCATGCTTTGCGCAATGCCATTTTGCCGGTTGTTACCTACATCGGTCCGATGACGGCGAATATCATCACCGGTTCGGTTGTTATTGAACAAATTTTCGGTATCGGCGGTCTTGGCAAGTTCTTCGTCAACAGTATTACCAACCGTGACTACACGCTGATTATGGGACTCACGCTGTTCTATGCCGTCATTCTGATGCTGGCGCGTTTCCTTACAGATATCGCTTACGGATTTGTGGATCCGCGTATTAAGATGACCAGCAGGAAGGGGGGCTAA
- a CDS encoding peptide ABC transporter substrate-binding protein: protein MSKKYGFTMISVLLALALVAVGCTPKQESGSSEGSVFRMNLATEPPSLDPAQVQDQVSATVVNGLFEGLTLKNEKGEVEPAVAKEWKISDDGKTYTFTIRDDAKWSNGDPVTAGDFEYAWKRALDPNLKPAASAYAYQLYYIKNAEAYNTAADGVTADDVGVKAVDDHTLQVELNAPTPYFLGLMSFTVFYPVHKSVKENEQWATDVSTLVSNGPFKMSEWKKNNSITIAKNDNYYAKDDIKLSKVVFSEVNDSNTELSMYQTGELDYAGMPTGLIPNEQFPTLKQNNPDEFKIQGSASIYYYLFNTTQKPYDNEKIRQALSMAISRQDIVDNVTKGEQKPAYGIVPPGIKGEKEDYRTEHPDSYFKEDVEEAKKLLAEGLKEEGLTAMPTVKVTYNTNELHQAVAEAIAEMWSKNLGIKTEVSKQEWGVFLDNRNHLNYDVARGGWGADYDDPMTFIDLFSSKSGNNNTGFANKEYDALIKEAYSTDDQAKRMEAMSKAESLVIGTRAIMPIYYYSTVYMIKPGFKGIFIDYKGDIDYNRGYYEAK, encoded by the coding sequence ATGTCGAAGAAGTATGGCTTTACCATGATTTCCGTACTGCTTGCACTGGCTCTTGTAGCCGTCGGCTGTACACCTAAGCAAGAGTCCGGAAGCAGCGAAGGCTCTGTGTTCCGCATGAACCTTGCAACTGAACCGCCGTCCCTTGACCCGGCTCAGGTACAAGACCAAGTGTCCGCAACTGTTGTAAACGGTTTGTTTGAAGGTCTGACTCTTAAAAACGAGAAGGGCGAAGTTGAACCAGCTGTCGCTAAAGAGTGGAAAATCTCCGATGACGGCAAGACTTACACGTTCACCATTCGCGATGACGCGAAATGGAGCAACGGTGATCCAGTAACTGCAGGTGACTTCGAATACGCTTGGAAGCGTGCTCTTGATCCAAACCTGAAACCAGCAGCATCTGCTTATGCTTACCAGCTGTACTACATCAAGAATGCTGAAGCTTACAACACTGCCGCTGACGGCGTGACGGCTGACGATGTTGGTGTTAAAGCGGTTGACGATCACACGCTGCAAGTTGAGCTGAACGCGCCAACTCCTTATTTCCTTGGTCTGATGTCCTTCACAGTATTCTATCCGGTTCACAAATCGGTTAAAGAAAACGAACAATGGGCAACTGACGTTTCGACTCTGGTATCCAACGGTCCGTTCAAAATGAGCGAGTGGAAAAAGAACAACTCCATTACGATCGCTAAGAACGACAACTACTATGCAAAAGACGACATCAAGCTCTCCAAGGTTGTCTTCTCTGAAGTTAACGACTCGAATACAGAGCTGAGCATGTATCAAACAGGCGAACTGGATTATGCGGGTATGCCTACTGGCTTGATTCCTAACGAACAATTCCCGACGCTTAAGCAAAACAATCCGGATGAGTTCAAAATCCAAGGCAGCGCATCGATCTACTACTACCTGTTCAATACAACGCAAAAGCCTTACGATAACGAAAAAATCCGTCAAGCGCTCTCGATGGCGATCAGCCGCCAAGATATCGTTGACAACGTAACAAAAGGCGAGCAAAAGCCTGCTTACGGTATCGTTCCTCCAGGTATCAAAGGCGAGAAAGAAGACTACCGTACGGAGCATCCGGACAGCTACTTCAAAGAAGACGTTGAAGAAGCTAAGAAATTGCTTGCTGAAGGTCTGAAAGAAGAAGGCCTGACTGCAATGCCTACGGTTAAAGTAACTTACAACACGAACGAACTGCACCAAGCGGTTGCTGAAGCAATTGCTGAAATGTGGAGCAAAAACCTCGGTATCAAAACCGAAGTTAGCAAGCAAGAATGGGGCGTATTCCTCGACAACCGTAACCACCTGAACTATGATGTGGCACGCGGCGGTTGGGGCGCTGACTACGATGATCCAATGACGTTCATTGACCTGTTCTCGTCGAAATCCGGTAACAACAACACTGGCTTTGCTAACAAAGAATACGATGCTCTGATCAAAGAAGCTTACAGCACTGACGATCAAGCTAAACGTATGGAAGCAATGTCCAAAGCTGAATCGCTTGTAATTGGTACTCGCGCGATTATGCCGATCTACTACTACAGCACAGTTTATATGATTAAGCCTGGTTTCAAAGGCATCTTTATCGACTACAAAGGCGACATTGATTACAACCGCGGATACTACGAAGCGAAGTAA
- the glyA gene encoding serine hydroxymethyltransferase, with protein MENLRNQDPEVLKAMGLELQRQRDNIELIASENIVSEAVLEAMGSVLTNKYAEGYPGKRFYGGCEHVDIVEDIARERAKEIFGAEHANVQPHSGAQANMAVYLAVLKPGDTVLGMNLAHGGHLTHGSPVNASGLLYNFVAYGVEEDTFTINYEEVRKAAFKHRPRLIVAGASAYPRTIDFEKLGQIAQDVGALFMVDMAHIAGLVAAGLHPNPVPHAHFVTTTTHKTLRGPRGGMILCRKPWAAAIDKAVFPGSQGGPLMHIIAAKAVAFGEALQPSFKEYAQKVVSNAKVLSETLIAEGINIVSGGTDNHLMLIDTRSLNISGRDAEHVLDSIGITANKNAIPFDPTSPFVTSGIRLGTPAATSRGMDESAMKTIGEIIAMTLKSPKDEAVLAKATGMVRDLTAQYPLYPNMKY; from the coding sequence ATGGAAAACTTACGTAACCAAGATCCTGAAGTATTAAAGGCAATGGGCCTTGAGCTGCAGCGCCAACGCGACAACATCGAGCTGATCGCATCCGAGAACATCGTGAGCGAAGCGGTTCTGGAAGCAATGGGTTCGGTCCTGACGAATAAATATGCAGAAGGCTACCCTGGCAAACGTTTCTACGGCGGCTGCGAGCATGTGGACATTGTGGAAGACATCGCACGCGAACGCGCGAAAGAAATCTTTGGCGCCGAGCATGCGAACGTTCAGCCTCACTCCGGTGCGCAAGCAAACATGGCGGTATACCTTGCCGTTCTCAAACCAGGCGACACGGTTCTTGGCATGAACCTGGCTCACGGCGGTCACTTGACGCACGGCAGCCCGGTTAACGCATCCGGTCTCTTGTACAACTTCGTTGCTTATGGCGTTGAAGAAGATACATTTACAATCAACTACGAAGAAGTTCGCAAAGCGGCCTTCAAACACCGTCCTCGTCTGATCGTTGCCGGCGCGAGCGCGTACCCGCGTACAATCGATTTCGAGAAGCTTGGCCAAATCGCTCAAGACGTAGGCGCATTGTTCATGGTGGATATGGCTCATATCGCAGGTCTTGTTGCAGCGGGTCTGCATCCAAACCCAGTGCCTCATGCGCATTTTGTTACAACAACAACTCACAAAACGCTCCGCGGTCCTCGCGGCGGTATGATTCTCTGCCGCAAGCCTTGGGCTGCAGCGATCGATAAAGCGGTATTCCCTGGTTCGCAGGGCGGTCCTCTGATGCACATTATTGCAGCAAAAGCTGTAGCATTCGGCGAAGCTCTTCAACCATCCTTCAAAGAATACGCGCAAAAAGTTGTAAGCAACGCGAAAGTATTGTCCGAAACGCTGATCGCGGAAGGCATCAACATCGTTTCCGGCGGCACTGACAACCACCTGATGCTGATTGACACGCGCAGCCTGAACATCTCGGGCCGCGACGCTGAGCATGTTCTTGATTCGATCGGTATTACGGCGAATAAAAATGCAATTCCGTTCGATCCAACAAGCCCGTTTGTAACAAGCGGAATTCGTCTCGGTACGCCGGCTGCTACTTCCCGCGGCATGGACGAGAGCGCAATGAAAACAATCGGCGAGATTATTGCCATGACGCTGAAGAGCCCGAAAGACGAAGCGGTGTTGGCTAAAGCAACCGGAATGGTTCGCGACCTGACTGCTCAATACCCGCTTTACCCGAACATGAAGTACTAA
- a CDS encoding TIGR01440 family protein yields the protein MNNQKETITIAADVEIIVRELVAAGGLRAGQLLVIGTSTSEVLGRRIGTSGTVETASQIYAGIEAVRKDVGFYPVYQCCEHLNRALVLPREAADKYGLDEVAAVPVPKAGGSMAAYAYRHLPDACLVETVQAHAGIDIGDTFIGMHLRRVAVPVRPSIRSIGAAHVTMAFARPKLIGGARAVYTLEDSGLASEQTSGTCE from the coding sequence ATGAACAATCAAAAGGAAACCATTACTATTGCAGCTGACGTAGAGATTATTGTTAGGGAGCTTGTTGCGGCAGGAGGACTGAGAGCCGGCCAACTGCTGGTTATCGGCACCAGCACAAGCGAGGTGCTTGGCCGCCGGATCGGTACTTCGGGGACGGTCGAGACGGCGTCTCAAATCTATGCAGGCATTGAAGCGGTCCGTAAGGATGTAGGTTTTTATCCGGTTTATCAATGCTGCGAGCATTTGAACCGGGCGCTTGTCCTTCCCCGTGAGGCGGCGGACAAGTATGGACTGGATGAGGTCGCAGCCGTTCCTGTTCCGAAAGCAGGCGGTTCGATGGCGGCTTATGCATACCGGCATTTGCCGGATGCCTGTCTGGTTGAGACCGTTCAGGCACATGCGGGTATCGATATCGGCGACACCTTTATCGGCATGCACCTGCGCCGGGTTGCCGTTCCGGTCAGACCGTCAATCCGGTCGATTGGAGCAGCCCATGTCACAATGGCTTTTGCAAGACCTAAGCTGATTGGCGGTGCGCGTGCGGTTTATACTTTGGAAGACAGCGGCCTGGCGTCAGAGCAGACGTCAGGAACTTGCGAATAA
- the rpiB gene encoding ribose 5-phosphate isomerase B: MKIAIGADHAGYRLKDEIVPFLLSLGHEIEDLGCDCSQSVDYPDYALPVADRVASGQADRGILICGTGIGMSIAANKVPGIRCALVHDMFSAQATREHNDTNVLAMGERIIGPGLAQEIVRIWMETPFSSGERHVGRVRKVKEIEQQYTVHP, encoded by the coding sequence TTGAAAATTGCAATTGGTGCAGATCATGCGGGTTACCGTCTGAAAGATGAAATTGTTCCGTTTCTTTTATCGCTTGGTCATGAAATTGAAGACTTGGGCTGCGACTGCAGCCAGTCGGTGGATTATCCCGATTATGCGCTGCCCGTAGCAGACAGAGTGGCCAGCGGCCAGGCTGACCGCGGCATTCTGATCTGCGGCACGGGTATCGGCATGTCAATCGCGGCGAACAAAGTTCCGGGTATCCGCTGCGCGCTGGTGCATGATATGTTTTCGGCACAAGCAACCCGCGAGCATAACGATACAAACGTGCTTGCGATGGGAGAGCGTATTATCGGCCCTGGTCTTGCACAGGAAATTGTCCGCATCTGGATGGAAACACCGTTCTCAAGCGGCGAGCGCCATGTTGGGCGTGTCCGGAAAGTGAAGGAAATCGAGCAGCAGTATACGGTTCATCCTTAG
- a CDS encoding low molecular weight protein arginine phosphatase, with amino-acid sequence MTRILFVCTGNTCRSPMAEAMLRTMARQKGVSLEVRSAGVSTIDGLPISSHAATTLRGKSVEHRGSSRALSGEAIAWADLILTMTAGHKRGLLNYFPEAVDKAYTLKEYVNQDTAVQADIEELERLYTEMHMKQVLGQQLSAAERSRLLELERRIPSFDIADPFGGTLGMYESCAKEIEESLKALLQMLQKG; translated from the coding sequence ATGACGCGCATCTTGTTTGTTTGTACCGGCAATACCTGCCGCTCGCCGATGGCGGAAGCCATGCTGAGGACGATGGCGCGGCAGAAGGGGGTTTCGCTGGAAGTCCGTTCTGCCGGAGTATCTACCATTGACGGTCTGCCGATCTCGTCGCATGCGGCTACAACGCTGCGGGGCAAATCGGTGGAGCATAGGGGCTCGTCTCGCGCATTAAGCGGGGAAGCCATTGCTTGGGCGGACCTCATTCTGACGATGACAGCCGGACACAAACGCGGCTTGCTCAACTACTTCCCTGAAGCCGTGGATAAAGCGTATACGCTTAAGGAATATGTCAATCAGGATACCGCCGTTCAGGCCGACATTGAAGAACTGGAACGCTTATATACGGAAATGCATATGAAGCAGGTGCTGGGCCAGCAGCTGTCGGCTGCGGAGCGTTCGCGTCTTCTGGAGCTGGAACGCCGGATTCCGAGCTTTGATATCGCTGATCCGTTCGGCGGAACGCTGGGCATGTATGAAAGCTGCGCCAAAGAAATCGAAGAGAGCCTGAAGGCCCTTCTTCAAATGCTTCAAAAGGGATGA
- a CDS encoding manganese efflux pump, which translates to MAVALGMDAFSLGIGIGLKGIRLRDVLRLSSIIALFHVLMPLGGIYAGHFVSGLLGHVATMAAGVLLLLLGGHMIYSSLKGETVQTMDYRSSVGTFLFAFSVSIDSFSVGVTLGMFEADILLTVLLFGFFGGLMSVLGLLLGRRVSENLGGYGEALGGAILLIFGLLFIF; encoded by the coding sequence ATGGCGGTTGCGCTTGGCATGGATGCTTTTTCGTTAGGAATCGGAATCGGGCTGAAGGGGATTCGCCTGCGCGATGTGCTCAGGTTAAGCAGCATCATTGCGTTATTCCATGTGCTGATGCCCCTTGGCGGCATATATGCCGGGCATTTTGTCAGCGGACTGCTTGGCCATGTTGCGACGATGGCTGCAGGCGTACTGCTGCTTTTGCTTGGCGGACACATGATTTATAGCTCGCTCAAAGGGGAAACGGTGCAAACGATGGATTACCGTTCCTCGGTCGGAACGTTCTTATTTGCTTTCAGCGTCAGCATCGACTCCTTCTCCGTTGGCGTAACTTTGGGTATGTTCGAGGCCGATATTTTGCTGACGGTGCTATTGTTTGGCTTTTTCGGCGGATTGATGTCCGTTCTGGGACTTCTGCTTGGTCGCCGTGTCAGTGAAAATCTGGGCGGCTACGGGGAGGCGCTCGGCGGGGCGATCTTGCTCATTTTCGGTCTTTTATTTATATTTTAA
- a CDS encoding L-threonylcarbamoyladenylate synthase → MTTTKVWQVAEAASADALAGQLEEAASLLRDGELVAFPTETVYGLGADARNTTAVEGIFKAKGRPSDNPLIVHIADENQLAELVLPYPELAGRLMKELWPGPLTIVLPVRTGAVSPLVTAGLTTVGIRMPDHPAALALIRQSGCPVAAPSANRSGRPSPTLAAHVLEDLAGKISGIVDGGATGVGLESTVIELPDSNTIRILRPGGITAEQLRSAAPEAVIDAPAAANPDVTEAPRSPGMKYAHYAPEGDLRIVLGEPAKAVSYIQEQLSLSTTTSMKTGVLTFDERAAAYDADLILSYGSELHPEQAAHNLYAALRRFDSEGIQLIWAEGCSEEGIGLALMNRLAKAAGHQIVRV, encoded by the coding sequence ATGACAACAACGAAGGTTTGGCAGGTTGCGGAGGCGGCTTCTGCCGATGCGCTGGCCGGACAATTGGAGGAAGCGGCGTCGCTGCTGCGGGATGGAGAGCTGGTTGCTTTTCCGACCGAAACGGTATACGGACTAGGTGCCGATGCCCGGAACACAACGGCGGTTGAAGGCATATTCAAGGCAAAAGGCCGACCGTCGGATAATCCTCTTATCGTGCATATCGCGGATGAAAATCAGCTGGCAGAGCTTGTGCTTCCTTATCCGGAGCTTGCAGGGCGGCTGATGAAAGAACTATGGCCGGGTCCGCTTACGATTGTACTGCCGGTACGCACAGGTGCGGTATCTCCGCTTGTTACGGCAGGACTCACAACCGTCGGCATCCGAATGCCGGATCATCCGGCCGCGCTTGCCCTTATTCGGCAATCCGGCTGTCCGGTAGCTGCTCCAAGCGCAAACCGCTCCGGCAGGCCTAGCCCTACGCTTGCAGCGCATGTGCTCGAAGATCTAGCCGGTAAAATCAGCGGCATCGTAGACGGAGGCGCAACGGGCGTCGGATTGGAATCAACCGTTATTGAGCTGCCGGATTCGAATACAATCCGTATTCTCCGTCCCGGAGGGATTACGGCCGAGCAGCTGCGGAGCGCTGCGCCGGAGGCGGTAATCGATGCTCCTGCGGCAGCCAATCCGGATGTAACGGAAGCGCCGCGCTCGCCAGGCATGAAATATGCGCATTATGCTCCGGAGGGCGATCTCCGGATTGTGCTGGGCGAACCCGCTAAGGCGGTAAGTTACATTCAGGAGCAACTAAGCCTTTCGACAACAACGTCTATGAAGACCGGTGTTCTGACTTTCGACGAGAGAGCAGCCGCTTATGATGCCGATCTAATCCTTAGCTACGGCAGCGAGCTGCATCCGGAACAAGCGGCGCATAACCTGTACGCAGCACTCCGCCGGTTTGACTCGGAAGGCATTCAGCTTATATGGGCGGAAGGCTGCTCCGAGGAAGGAATAGGCCTTGCTCTGATGAATCGTCTGGCGAAGGCAGCAGGACATCAAATCGTCCGGGTATAG
- the spoIIR gene encoding stage II sporulation protein R, with translation MNRTNSLFYFRKSYALLIIVLFVLVMSWEQQRTDAAVVDTIIPQDSIRLRILANSDSPADQAVKRVVRDAVVKAMDSWVTGPQTIEEARQTVHDHMDEIEGIVAGVLASRGFDYSYHAELGQVPFPTKMYSNEVYPAGNYEALLITLGEGKGQNWWCVLFPPLCFIDAATGEAAAADPDADTARAETVKTASSDHKDNAKVEKASDSKDGKSEASVQKSQDENKQGEAPKAKFFLLEIIEQFINWLKSLF, from the coding sequence ATGAACCGCACTAATTCCCTTTTTTATTTCCGTAAATCTTATGCTTTGTTGATTATCGTTTTGTTTGTTCTTGTGATGAGCTGGGAGCAGCAGCGTACGGATGCGGCTGTGGTCGATACGATTATTCCGCAGGATTCCATTCGTCTGCGCATCTTGGCTAATTCGGACTCGCCTGCCGATCAGGCCGTAAAACGTGTTGTCCGCGACGCTGTCGTGAAAGCAATGGACAGCTGGGTTACGGGTCCGCAAACAATTGAAGAAGCGCGCCAAACGGTGCATGATCATATGGACGAAATCGAAGGTATCGTAGCTGGCGTACTGGCAAGCCGCGGATTTGACTATAGTTATCACGCGGAGCTGGGTCAGGTTCCGTTCCCGACAAAAATGTACAGCAACGAAGTGTATCCGGCAGGCAATTATGAAGCGCTCCTGATTACGCTTGGCGAAGGTAAAGGCCAGAACTGGTGGTGCGTACTGTTCCCGCCGTTGTGCTTCATTGATGCTGCAACCGGCGAAGCGGCAGCAGCCGATCCGGACGCTGATACTGCAAGAGCAGAAACCGTAAAAACGGCTTCATCCGACCATAAAGATAACGCGAAAGTTGAAAAGGCTTCCGACAGCAAAGACGGTAAATCCGAAGCTTCCGTTCAAAAATCGCAAGACGAAAACAAGCAAGGCGAAGCGCCGAAAGCGAAGTTTTTCCTGTTGGAAATCATTGAGCAATTCATCAACTGGCTGAAAAGCCTGTTTTAA
- the prmC gene encoding peptide chain release factor N(5)-glutamine methyltransferase gives MSDHTDERLFFAPSFSIREACMQASSFLAELGVMEPRSNAERLLLHVLGIDRSTMLRDFGEPFPAAHAAEWVELIRRKAAGEPVQYIIGEEWFYGRPFTVTPATLIPRPETELLVEAVLEAADKLWPPDGAEVPTVVDVGTGTGAIGVTLASQRPRWRVSASDLSPDALAVARTNAARHEAAGRMAFVQGDLLAPFAKRGAAGAALDAEDIRIDVLVSNPPYIPADDLPGLQPEVRDYEPRLALDGGADGLDPYRRMVGQLPSLAQLPRIVAFELGMGQARDVAALLRNVGEWDDIRIITDYGGIERHVIAVRTKE, from the coding sequence ATGAGCGATCATACAGACGAACGGTTGTTTTTTGCACCGTCGTTTTCAATTAGGGAAGCCTGCATGCAGGCTTCTTCGTTTTTGGCGGAGCTTGGCGTTATGGAGCCGCGCTCCAATGCCGAGCGGCTGCTGCTGCATGTGCTTGGCATCGATCGGTCGACGATGCTGCGCGACTTTGGCGAGCCCTTTCCGGCGGCTCATGCCGCGGAATGGGTGGAGCTGATCCGCCGCAAGGCGGCGGGCGAGCCGGTGCAGTATATCATCGGCGAGGAATGGTTCTACGGCCGGCCGTTTACGGTTACGCCGGCCACGCTTATCCCGCGGCCGGAGACGGAGCTGCTCGTCGAGGCCGTGCTTGAGGCGGCCGATAAGCTGTGGCCGCCTGATGGGGCTGAAGTGCCGACGGTGGTTGACGTCGGCACCGGCACCGGCGCCATCGGCGTGACGCTAGCTTCGCAGCGTCCGCGTTGGCGCGTAAGCGCGTCCGATCTGTCGCCGGACGCGCTTGCGGTCGCCCGCACGAACGCGGCCCGCCATGAGGCGGCGGGGCGCATGGCGTTCGTGCAGGGCGACCTGCTGGCGCCGTTTGCGAAGCGCGGCGCCGCAGGGGCTGCACTCGATGCGGAGGACATCCGCATCGATGTGCTTGTGTCCAATCCGCCGTATATTCCGGCGGATGATCTTCCGGGCCTTCAGCCCGAGGTGCGCGATTACGAGCCGCGCCTCGCGCTGGACGGCGGGGCGGACGGGCTGGACCCGTACCGCCGCATGGTGGGGCAGCTGCCTTCTCTTGCGCAGCTGCCGCGTATTGTCGCCTTCGAGCTTGGCATGGGCCAAGCCCGGGACGTTGCCGCGCTGCTGCGGAATGTCGGCGAATGGGACGACATTCGTATCATTACCGACTATGGCGGCATCGAGCGTCACGTCATCGCGGTCCGCACAAAAGAGTAA
- the prfA gene encoding peptide chain release factor 1 — MLDRLQALADRYEKLSELLCDPDVASDPKRLREYSKEQSDLQEAYEAFTEYKQVSEQLEDAKLMQGEKLDDEMREMVKMEIDELTERKTALDEKIRIVLLPKDPNDDKNVIVEIRGAAGGDEAALFAYELYRMYTKFADAQGWRCELMDLNENDLGGFKEVIFMITGKGAYSKMKYESGAHRVQRIPVTESGGRIHTSTSTVSVMPEVEEVEVEILDKDIRIDTFCSSGAGGQSVNTTKSAVRVLHVPTGIMATCQDGKSQNENKAKALQVLRARISDIRRQEEEAKYAGERKLKVGTGDRSERIRTYNFPQSRVTDHRIGLTLHKLDSVMNGDMAEIVSSLTIAEQAELMERELN, encoded by the coding sequence GTGTTGGACCGTTTACAAGCGCTCGCAGACCGTTACGAGAAATTAAGTGAACTGTTGTGCGATCCGGATGTAGCCAGTGATCCGAAGCGCCTGCGGGAATATTCCAAGGAGCAATCGGATTTACAAGAGGCTTATGAAGCCTTCACAGAATATAAGCAAGTGTCGGAACAGCTTGAAGATGCCAAGCTTATGCAAGGCGAGAAGCTAGACGACGAAATGCGCGAGATGGTCAAGATGGAGATTGATGAATTGACCGAGCGTAAGACAGCGCTGGATGAGAAGATCCGTATCGTCCTGCTGCCGAAAGACCCTAACGACGACAAGAACGTTATCGTGGAGATCCGCGGCGCAGCGGGCGGCGATGAAGCTGCTTTGTTCGCATACGAGCTGTACCGGATGTACACGAAGTTTGCGGACGCGCAAGGCTGGCGTTGCGAGCTGATGGATTTGAACGAGAATGATCTCGGCGGCTTCAAAGAGGTAATCTTTATGATTACCGGCAAAGGCGCTTACAGCAAGATGAAATACGAGAGCGGCGCGCACCGCGTACAGCGTATTCCGGTAACGGAATCCGGCGGCCGTATTCATACGTCTACATCGACGGTATCGGTAATGCCCGAGGTTGAAGAAGTTGAAGTTGAAATCCTGGATAAAGACATCCGGATCGATACTTTCTGCTCCAGCGGTGCAGGCGGTCAGTCGGTTAATACGACCAAGTCGGCCGTTCGCGTGCTTCACGTTCCTACCGGCATTATGGCGACTTGCCAAGACGGAAAATCGCAGAACGAGAACAAGGCGAAGGCCCTTCAAGTTCTTCGTGCCCGGATCTCTGATATCCGCCGTCAAGAAGAGGAAGCGAAATATGCGGGCGAGCGTAAGCTGAAGGTTGGCACAGGCGACCGAAGCGAGCGTATCCGTACGTATAACTTCCCGCAAAGCCGCGTAACGGACCATCGCATCGGTCTTACGCTGCATAAGCTGGATTCGGTGATGAACGGCGACATGGCAGAGATCGTATCGTCGCTGACGATTGCCGAGCAGGCGGAATTGATGGAGCGAGAGCTTAACTAA
- a CDS encoding YcnI family protein, translating into MKKQIKKWVIAATMAVCLMMFAGVASAHVTVQPPSVPANSYQVFAVRVPSEEKGVNTVKVQVKVADGAVISRVEPKPGWTSELEKDGNGVVTTITWTAADGGGLSETEFTEFRMSGKVNEDATQLVWKAYQTYSDNKVVEWVGADGSDKPASVTTVTAAVAEGDGHGHDTGAAADASDSKDSGSDSALPLALSIIAVVLGLVAVVLAARKNKK; encoded by the coding sequence ATGAAGAAGCAGATAAAAAAATGGGTTATAGCGGCCACAATGGCCGTGTGCCTGATGATGTTCGCAGGCGTGGCAAGCGCCCACGTGACGGTTCAGCCGCCATCCGTACCGGCTAATTCGTATCAGGTATTCGCGGTACGCGTGCCTAGCGAAGAGAAAGGCGTTAACACCGTCAAGGTACAGGTTAAGGTGGCTGACGGCGCGGTGATTTCCCGGGTTGAGCCCAAGCCGGGCTGGACCAGCGAGCTTGAAAAGGATGGAAACGGCGTTGTGACAACCATTACCTGGACGGCTGCGGACGGCGGCGGCCTCAGCGAAACGGAATTTACCGAATTCCGCATGAGCGGCAAAGTAAACGAGGATGCCACCCAGCTCGTGTGGAAAGCTTACCAGACCTACAGCGACAACAAGGTTGTCGAGTGGGTTGGAGCGGACGGCTCGGATAAACCGGCTTCCGTAACGACGGTAACGGCGGCTGTTGCGGAAGGCGACGGCCACGGCCATGATACCGGCGCTGCGGCAGATGCAAGCGATTCGAAGGACTCGGGTTCGGACTCTGCGCTTCCGCTTGCGTTGTCGATTATCGCGGTTGTGCTCGGCTTGGTTGCCGTAGTGCTCGCAGCTAGAAAAAACAAGAAATAA